The Myxococcales bacterium DNA window CCCCCCCCCCACCACTTTCACCACCCGGAAGAACTCGATTCCGACCCGAGTTTCTCTTTTGTTGCCGGTAGGTTGCACCCTTGTTCCCCTGCTCCCCCCCCTACCTCCTGCGCGGCATCGAGGCTAAAATCTCGACGCGATGGGCATATCCATCGATTCCTTGCAGGAGAGCAGTCAGACCCTTCCGTTGCCATGGCCCAAACGAGCGAACAGCCCCAGTCCGGATATCTCTCCGGACCCATCACAGACTCGATCTTCTTGATCGGATCGCCGCTGCTGGCGGTGCTGGTTTTTCTGGGGTTCAGCTCGGTCCCGATTCTCAACCACCCACTGGACACGGTTGATTCGGTCCTGAGCAAAACGACTCTGACCGATTCGTTCATCCACGTGATCATCTTTGGTCACTTGTTCATCGTCTTCTTCCGCACCCACGCCAACCCCGACATCTTTCGGTTGCACAAGTACCGCTTCACCCTGGTACCGCTGGCGCTGTTCATGCTGACCTACCTCTCACAGATCGCCCTGGCAGCGGTGGCTGTGCTGGCGATTTGGTGGGATGTCTATCACTCGGCCCTGCAGACGTTCGGGATCGGCCGCATCTACGACATGAAGCGGGGCAATGCCCCGCTGGTCGGTCGGCGCCTGGACTATTGGCTGAACTTGATCATCTACGTGGGCCCCGTTCTCGGCGGAACCACACTGATGCTGCACTTGGCCGGCGCCGACCCGATTCTTCAGAACAGCCCCTCGGTCGCTCAGGCCTTTTTTACCTGGCGCCCAGACGACGCCACCCGCAGCATGATGTCATGGGCGACCGTGTTGATCGGCATCCCCTTCTGTCTCTTCTACGTGGGAGCGTATTGGCGACTGGCTCAGCGCGGCTACCAGGTCTCCTACCAAAAGGTCGCACTGCTGACGATCCTGGCAGTGGTGTCCATCATCTGCTGGGGGTTCAGCCCGCTGGGTAGCGGCTACTTCGTCATGAACTTCTTCCACGCCATCCAGTACTTCTTCATCGTATGGTTCATTGAGAAGAAGAACATCACCTCTTTGTTTGGCGTGGGTAAACTGCCGGCGGGGTCATTTGTGGCTCTGGCGCTATTTATGTTCGTCGCCATGGGTTACGGCGTCTGGACCACCGTGCCAGTTTTGCAGTTGGACAAACACACGATGTTGTGTGTGATGATTGTCGTCTCCATCATGCACTTCTGGTACGACGGCTTCGTCTGGTCGGTGCGCAAGGGACAGGTCAAGTAGCGGTTCCAGCATGAGCAACGGACAAAATCAGCGACGTCTCTGGAAGTCCTTGGTTGGCTCGAGCCTCGCCGTCGTGCTTGGAACTGCACCGCTGATTGCAATGATGCTCTGGGGCGTCCACGAACTCGGCGATCTGAGGACCGAGCAAATTCAGGGACACGACCTCTTCGCCCAGGCTCTACGTTCCTACATGGAAGAGGATACCGACGCGGCGATCCGCACTTGTCGCGAGGCACTGGCCGTCGACGAGGCGTCCGCGGAGACGCACACGCTGTTAGGCATGGCTCTGGTCCGCAAGCAGGACCCAACGACTGCCCTGACGCACTTTCTGCGGGCCCTGGAGATTGACCCCCAATACAGCAAGGCGCACCAGAACGTGGGCATGCTGCTGCAATCGCAAAGTCAAAACGACCGCGCCATCCATCACTACCGCGAAGCACTGAAGGCTGGCGACTGGAACAACCATGAAGTGCTGAACAACCTCGCGATGCTGGTGCAAGGCGACGAGGCCATCGGGTTGTATGAGATGGCAATTCGGATTTCACCGGAGTTCTTTTACGGTCACTTCAATCTGGCCAATGCGCTGATACGAAAGGGGCAGGTCGACAGAGCCCTGGTCCACTTCCGAGAGGCCGCCCGCATTCAGCCGCGCTCCGAGGAAGCCCAGCGGGCGCTGGGCGCT harbors:
- a CDS encoding tetratricopeptide repeat protein; protein product: MSNGQNQRRLWKSLVGSSLAVVLGTAPLIAMMLWGVHELGDLRTEQIQGHDLFAQALRSYMEEDTDAAIRTCREALAVDEASAETHTLLGMALVRKQDPTTALTHFLRALEIDPQYSKAHQNVGMLLQSQSQNDRAIHHYREALKAGDWNNHEVLNNLAMLVQGDEAIGLYEMAIRISPEFFYGHFNLANALIRKGQVDRALVHFREAARIQPRSEEAQRALGASLSRSGQVREALPHLRNALQLNPDRVDALLPLSWALATHPDHQVRKTAEAITHAEHAIQLVGPNNPRAQDVLAAAYASAGKFDEAVRAAQRAVELTQRAGATPLAAMIQQRLSLYEQGQPYREPGARPAGQ